In Xiphophorus maculatus strain JP 163 A chromosome 15, X_maculatus-5.0-male, whole genome shotgun sequence, the following are encoded in one genomic region:
- the phip gene encoding PH-interacting protein isoform X1, which produces MASDSTHIAQLTSELYFLIARFLEAGPCQKAAETLIREVEEKELLPRRLDWTGQEHPGTYTNLVKLYRHVAPDHLLQVCSRVCPLLEREVPASVPGLTSLLGAGRQNLLRTSNSCKHVVWKGSALAALHCGRPPEPPIIYGSPPNIVETSYSRRLNGSYRLRQLVPTAVYQHMKMHKRILGHLSSVYCVTFDRTGRRIFTGSDDCLVKIWGTDDGRLLATLRGHAAEISDMAVSYENTMIAAGSCDKTIRVWCLQTCAPLAVLEGHAASITSLQFSPLCSGSKRYLSSTGADGTICFWQWDARTLKFGQRPSKFTERSRPGVQMICSSFSAGGMFLATGSTDHIIRVYYFGSGQPEKISELESHTDKVDSIQFSHCSDRFVSGSRDGTARIWQLQPQGWKSILLDMQTKLPGKYNPPPLEDKVTKLKVTMVAWDRHDSTVITAANNLTLKVWNSTTGNLVHVLMGHEDEVFVLEPHPFDPRILFSAGHDGNCIVWDLARGVKIRSYFNMIEGQGHGALFDCKCSPDGQHFAATDSHGHLLIFGFGSSGKYDKIADQMFFHTDYRPLIRDANNYVLDEQTQQAPHLMPPPFLVDVDGNPHPPRYQRLVPGREGCRDEQLIPQMGVTSSGLNQVVSEQAVDGPSPLDTMIQRLQQEQDQRMGANDASAAGGSGANTRASRGSVGSPTEVHSPPNVGLRRSGQIEGVRQMHSNAPRSQMATEGDLVAWSRRVLVPELEDASVRKQVTWREAKGDEEINIYQSERRRRTIHSLPKESRVHPTSECAVDEGRKSQGNHGYHTRAAMEETSRQSAEAADDDDSTSEAEVEVRQINGYSSEDEKNEEEKEPWPDEHSSSSDYSSDYSDWTADAGINLEPPKKSVKVKKKNSGSEEDSDKKREGKKEKKKEKADKDGALPKKKKPKEKRKRNEFQEQGLTLEEWLPSAWITDTVPRRCPYIPQMGDEVYYFQQGHEAYVEMAKQKKIFSIHPKKQPWHKMELREQELMKIVGIKYEVGLPTLCCLKLAFLDPDTGKLTGGSFSMKYHDMPDVIDFLVLRQQFDNARRRQWTIGDRFRSVIDDAWWFGTIESQEPYQLQYPDSLFQCYNVCWDNGDTEKMSPWDMEPIPDDATFPDELGTSVPLTEDEQKDLLYVPQDGEWGCRTRAEECERIIKAIDQLCMLDVAAPFAFPVDLQAYPSYCTVVAYVTDLSTIRERLVNRFYRRLSSLMWEVRYIEHNAQTFNEPGSFIVTTAKFVSDLMLAFIKDQSLTDLKPLYKTMKKATFSDSEDEDEEEDDEDNNAPGTSTRNHKGRQPMQRQLRNRPRSYDPHAWKGRCKELLDLIFQCEDSEPFREPVDLQEYPDYLQIVDSPMDFGTVLKKLTEGSYPSPIELSKDVRLIFSNSKAYTPSKKSRIYSMSLRLSALFEEHISPILCDYKAIHGMTDKLTRRGTDRQTRHAADRQTRHTTKRRRSESPTSSNASSPERKRRVSSRVTAKKEPSPAPSRPPSLRQHVPLKQTPQLVNGKADTPAPGRTRSSARHFAHSSPPSSSNITNSTPSTGESSRSLRAHNSVRASTPPVPEKVTPPPAADSSGGSTRRKLRTPVRHTLGSPSSPSTQSTAHLNGHSAHMTLGVGRRGRRSRMDSPVSPPEVPTPASPSRPRGRPPGKKKGKKSKQEQDELRKSGSRRSPTPDDELDHSTGDEGGMSSAPETPRRRGRPRIVKTKESTSPAESPEPSPLRRSSRRTIEEATPHPQTSSERSGRKESPKGEAGEGTIGSMRTRNQGRRSAWYMEEDSEEEQRQLLFEDSSITFGTSSKGRVRKLTEKAKANLIGW; this is translated from the exons GTGAAGCTGTACAGACACGTCGCTCCAGACCACCTGCTGCAGGTTTGCTCCAGAGTTTGTCCGCTGCTGGAGAGGGAGGTCCCCGCCAGCGTGCCGGGACTCACCAGCCTGCTGGGGGCCGGCAGGCAGAACCTCCTGCGCACCAGCAACA GCTGCAAACATGTTGTGTGGAAAGGTTCGGCGTTGGCAGCACTACACTGTGGAAGACCCCCGGAGCCACCAATTATTTATGGGAGTCCACCCAATATTG TGGAGACGAGCTACAGCCGCCGACTGAACGGCTCCTACCGCCTCCGTCAGCTGGTGCCCACAGCCGTCTACCAACACATGAAGATGCACAAGAGGATCCTGGGACACCTGTCGTCGGTGTACTGCGTAACCTTCGACCGGACGGGCCGCCGCATCTTCACA GGCTCAGACGACTGCCTGGTGAAGATCTGGGGAACCGACGATGGGCGTCTGCTGGCGACCCTGCGCGGTCACGCTGCTGAGATCTCCGACATGGCCGTGAGCTACGAGAACACCATGATCGCTGCCGGGTCCTGCGACAAGACCATCAGAGTGTGGTGCTTACAAACCTGCGCACCTTTGGCCGTCCTGGAGGGGCACGCGGCCTCCATCACCTCCCTACAG ttttcgCCCCTCTGTAGCGGCTCAAAGCGCTACCTGTCCTCCACCGGAGCTGACGGAACCATCTGCTTCTGGCAGTGGGACGCTCGCACGCTCAAATTTGG CCAGAGACCCAGTAAATTCACGGAGCGCTCCAGACCTGGCGTCCAGATGATCTGCTCCTCCTTCAGCGCAG GTGGGATGTTCCTCGCAACAGGAAGCACCGATCACATCATTAGGGTGTACTACTTTGGGTCGGGTCAACCAGAGAAGATCTCTGAGCTGGAGTCCCACACA gATAAAGTTGACAGCATCCAGTTCTCCCACTGCAGTGACAG GTTTGTGAGTGGCAGTAGGGATGGTACGGCTCGGATCTGGCAGCTGCAGCCTCAGGGCTGGAAGAGCATTCTGCTGGATATGCAGACCAAACTGCCTGG GAAATACAACCCTCCTCCACTGGAAGACAAGGTCACTAAGCTTAAGGTTACCATGGTGGCATGGGATCGCCATGACAGCACTGTGATCACCGCCGCCAATAATCTGACGCTGAAGGTGTGGAACTCCACCACCGGGAATCTGGTCCATGTCCTGATG ggTCATGAAGATGAAGTGTTTGTCCTCGAGCCTCATCCGTTTGATCCGAGGATCCTTTTCTCGGCCGGGCACGACGGAAACTGCATCGTTTGGGATCTGGCGAGAGGAGTCAAGATCCGCTCTTATTTCAACATG ATTGAAGGCCAGGGACACGGAGCATTGTTTGACTGTAAATGTAGTCCTGATGGGCAGCACTTCGCCGCCACCGACTCCCACGGTCACCTGCTCATCTTCGGCTTTGGCTCCAGCGGCAAATATGACAAG ATTGCCGACCAGATGTTTTTCCACACCGATTACCGGCCTCTGATCCGGGACGCCAACAACTACGTCCTGGACGAGCAGACCCAGCAGGCGCCGCACCTGATGCCCCCGCCCTTCCTGGTGGACGTGGACGGGAACCCCCACCCGCCCAGGTACCAGCGGCTGGTGCCGGGCCGGGAGGGCTGCCGGGATGAGCAGCTCATCCCTCAGATGGGGGTCACTTCCTCCG gCCTGAACCAAGTGGTGAGCGAGCAGGCGGTGGACGGGCCCAGTCCGCTGGACACCATGATCCAGAGGCTGCAGCAAGAGCAGGACCAAAGGATGGGAGCCAACGACGCCTCTGCCGCCGGAGGGTCTGGAGCGAACACCAGGGCCAGCAGAG GTTCTGTCGGTTCTCCCACTGAGGTCCACTCCCCTCCCAACGTCGGTCTCCGGCGCAGCGGCCAGATCGAGGGCGTCCGCCAGATGCACAGCAACGCCCCCCGCAGCCAGATGGCCACGGAGGGCGACCTGGTGGCCTGGAGCCGCCGGGTGCTGGTCCCTGAGCTGGAGGACGCCTCCGTCag GAAACAAGTGACGTGGCGCGAGGCTAAAGGCGACGAGGAGATCAATATTTATCAGTCGGAAAGGAGGAGACGCACGATCCACTCGCTCCCCAAGGAGAGCAGG GTTCACCCGACGTCAGAGTGCGCGGTAGACGAGGGGAGGAAGAGTCAGGGTAACCACGGCTACCACACTCGTGCCGCCATGGAGGAGACGAGTCGGCAGAGCGCAGAGGCTGCTGACGACGACGACAGCACCTCAGAG gCAGAGGTGGAGGTTCGGCAAATTAACGGATATTCCTCGGAGGATGAAAAGAACGAAGAAGAGAAGGAGCCGTGGCCAGACGAGCACAGCAGCTCCag CGATTACTCCAGCGATTACTCTGACTGGACGGCAGACGCCGGCATCAACCTGGAGCCGCCCAAGAAGAGCGTgaaagtgaagaagaaaaacagcgGCTCCGAGGAGGACAGCGACAAGAAAAGGGAggggaagaaggagaagaagaaagagaaagcaGACAAAGATGGCGCAttaccaaagaagaagaaaccaaagGAGAAGAGGAAG AGGAATGAATTTCAGGAGCAAGGGCTGACCTTGGAGGAATGGCTTCCCTCCGCCTGGATCACAGACACGGTTCCCCGCAGATGTCCTTACATTCCTCAGATGGGAGACGAG GTGTACTACTTCCAGCAGGGTCATGAAGCTTACGTCGAAATggccaaacaaaaaaagattttcagcaTCCACCCTAAGAAACAGCCCTGGCACAAGATGGAGCTGCGG GAGCAGGAATTGATGAAGATAGTTGGCATCAAATATGAGGTGGGTCTGCCCACACTCTGCTGCCTGAAGCTGGCCTTTCTGGACCCTGACACAGGGAAGCTGACAGGAGGCTCCTTCTCCATGAA GTACCATGACATGCCTGACGTCATTGACTTCCTGGTGTTGCGGCAACAGTTCGACAACGCTAGGAGGAGGCAGTGGACTATAG GCGACAGGTTTCGGTCAGTGATCGACGACGCCTGGTGGTTCGGGACCATTGAGAGTCAGGAGCCCTACCAGCTCCAGTATCCCGACAGTTTGTTCCAGTGCTACAACGTCTG CTGGGATAACGGTGACACAGAGAAGATGAGCCCATGGGACATGGAACCCATCCCTGACGACG CCACGTTTCCCGATGAGCTGGGCACGAGCGTCCCTCTGACAGAAGACGAGCAGAAAGATCTGCTGTACGTCCCGCAGGATGGTGAATGGGGCTGCCGCACGCGGGCCGAGGAGTGCGAACGCATCATCAAAGCCATCGACCAACTCTGCATGCTCG ACGTGGCGGCACCGTTTGCCTTCCCGGTAGATCTACAGGCATACCCGTCCTACTGCACGGTCGTGGCCTACGTCACCGATCTCAGCACCATACGAGAAAGGCTGGTGAATCGCTTCTACAG GCGCCTTTCCTCTTTAATGTGGGAGGTTCGTTATATAGAACACAACGCCCAGACGTTCAACGAGCCGGGATCGTTCATCGTCACGACCGCCAAGTTCGTCTCTGACCTCATGCTGGCGTTTATTAA GGACCAAAGTCTCACAGATCTCAAGCCTCTGTACAAAACCATGAAGAAGGCCACCTTCTCTGACTCTGAAGATGAG gatgaggaggaggatgatgaggatAATAATGCTCCAGGAACATCAACCCGAAATCATAAG GGCCGTCAGCCCATGCAGCGCCAGCTACGGAACCGTCCTCGTTCTTACGATCCTCATGCTTGGAAAGGACGCTGCAAGGAGCTGCTGGACCTTATCTTTCAGTGTGAAGACTCTGAGCCCTTTAGAGAACCCGTGGACCTACAGGAGTACCCG GACTACCTGCAAATAGTCGACTCTCCGATGGACTTTGGCACAGTTCTAAAAAAGCTGACTGAAGGAAGTTATCCATCTCCCATTGAGCTTTCCAAGGATGTCAGACTCATTTTCAGCAATTCCAAAGCGTACACACCCAGTAAAAAGTCCCGG ATATACAGCATGAGTCTTCGGCTTTCTGCGCTGTTTGAGGAGCATATCAGCCCCATCCTTTGTGATTACAAAGCAATCCACGGCATGACAGATAAATTGACCAGACGagggacagacagacagacgcgACACGccgcagacagacagacacggCACACAACAAAGAGAAGGAGGAGCGAATCACCCACAAGCAGCAATGCatccag CCCAGAGAGGAAAAGACGCGTATCATCCAGGGTGACCGCCAAGAAGGAGCCGTCACCAGCTCCGTCCCGTCCGCCTTCCCTCAGACAGCATGTCCCTCTAAAACAGACTCCACAGCTGGTCAACGGTAAAGCGGATACCCCAGCTCCGGGACGGACGCGTAGTTCCGCACGCCACTTTGCACACTCATCACCTCCTTCATCGAGTAATATCACTAACAGCACACCGAGCACAGGAG AATCTTCTCGCTCACTGCGGGCTCATAATTCTGTCCGAGCTTCAACGCCACCAGTTCCTGAAAAGGTCACGCCCCCTCCAGCAGCAGACAGTAGTGGTGGAAGCACTCGTCGGAAACTCAGGACGCCCGTGCGACACACACTCG GTTCTCCTTCCAGCCCCTCGACTCAAAGTACGGCCCATCTGAACGGACACAGTGCTCACATGACCTTAGGCGTGGGAAGAAGGGGGCGAAGGTCCAGAATGGACTCACCGGTGAGTCCTCCAGAAGTTCCGACTCCAGCCAGCCCCTCAAGACCCCGAGGTCGACCGCCTGGCAAGAAGAAAGGCAAAAAGAGCAAGCAGGAACAGGACGAGTTGAGAAAGAGTGGGAGTCGCCGGAGCCCCACTCCGGATGACGAGCTGGACCACTCCACAGGGGACGAAGGCGGCATGTCGTCTGCCCCGGAAACACCTAGGCGACGAGGCCGACCGCGGATAGTAAAAACGAAGGAATCGACTTCTCCAGCCGAGTCGCCTGAGCCCTCGCCGCTGagaaggagcagcaggagaaCCATTGAGGAGGCCACGCCTCATCCCCAGACTTCCTCCGAGCGATCGGGTCGGAAAGAGTCTCCAAAGGGCGAGGCTGGAGAGGGGACGATAGGGTCGATGCGCACACGTAACCAAGGAAGGCGGTCTGCCTGGTACATGGAAGAGGACTCGGAGGAGGAACAGAGGCAGTTGCTGTTTGAGGACTCGTCGATCACCTTTGGGACGTCCTCAAAGGGGCGCGTCCGCAAACTGACAGAAAAGGCCAAAGCCAATCTCATAGGCTGGTAA
- the phip gene encoding PH-interacting protein isoform X2 — protein MASDSTHIAQLTSELYFLIARFLEAGPCQKAAETLIREVEEKELLPRRLDWTGQEHPGTYTNLVKLYRHVAPDHLLQVCSRVCPLLEREVPASVPGLTSLLGAGRQNLLRTSNSCKHVVWKGSALAALHCGRPPEPPIIYGSPPNIVETSYSRRLNGSYRLRQLVPTAVYQHMKMHKRILGHLSSVYCVTFDRTGRRIFTGSDDCLVKIWGTDDGRLLATLRGHAAEISDMAVSYENTMIAAGSCDKTIRVWCLQTCAPLAVLEGHAASITSLQFSPLCSGSKRYLSSTGADGTICFWQWDARTLKFGQRPSKFTERSRPGVQMICSSFSAGGMFLATGSTDHIIRVYYFGSGQPEKISELESHTDKVDSIQFSHCSDRFVSGSRDGTARIWQLQPQGWKSILLDMQTKLPGKYNPPPLEDKVTKLKVTMVAWDRHDSTVITAANNLTLKVWNSTTGNLVHVLMGHEDEVFVLEPHPFDPRILFSAGHDGNCIVWDLARGVKIRSYFNMIEGQGHGALFDCKCSPDGQHFAATDSHGHLLIFGFGSSGKYDKIADQMFFHTDYRPLIRDANNYVLDEQTQQAPHLMPPPFLVDVDGNPHPPRYQRLVPGREGCRDEQLIPQMGVTSSGLNQVVSEQAVDGPSPLDTMIQRLQQEQDQRMGANDASAAGGSGANTRASRGSVGSPTEVHSPPNVGLRRSGQIEGVRQMHSNAPRSQMATEGDLVAWSRRVLVPELEDASVRKQVTWREAKGDEEINIYQSERRRRTIHSLPKESRVHPTSECAVDEGRKSQGNHGYHTRAAMEETSRQSAEAADDDDSTSEAEVEVRQINGYSSEDEKNEEEKEPWPDEHSSSSDYSSDYSDWTADAGINLEPPKKSVKVKKKNSGSEEDSDKKREGKKEKKKEKADKDGALPKKKKPKEKRKEQGLTLEEWLPSAWITDTVPRRCPYIPQMGDEVYYFQQGHEAYVEMAKQKKIFSIHPKKQPWHKMELREQELMKIVGIKYEVGLPTLCCLKLAFLDPDTGKLTGGSFSMKYHDMPDVIDFLVLRQQFDNARRRQWTIGDRFRSVIDDAWWFGTIESQEPYQLQYPDSLFQCYNVCWDNGDTEKMSPWDMEPIPDDATFPDELGTSVPLTEDEQKDLLYVPQDGEWGCRTRAEECERIIKAIDQLCMLDVAAPFAFPVDLQAYPSYCTVVAYVTDLSTIRERLVNRFYRRLSSLMWEVRYIEHNAQTFNEPGSFIVTTAKFVSDLMLAFIKDQSLTDLKPLYKTMKKATFSDSEDEDEEEDDEDNNAPGTSTRNHKGRQPMQRQLRNRPRSYDPHAWKGRCKELLDLIFQCEDSEPFREPVDLQEYPDYLQIVDSPMDFGTVLKKLTEGSYPSPIELSKDVRLIFSNSKAYTPSKKSRIYSMSLRLSALFEEHISPILCDYKAIHGMTDKLTRRGTDRQTRHAADRQTRHTTKRRRSESPTSSNASSPERKRRVSSRVTAKKEPSPAPSRPPSLRQHVPLKQTPQLVNGKADTPAPGRTRSSARHFAHSSPPSSSNITNSTPSTGESSRSLRAHNSVRASTPPVPEKVTPPPAADSSGGSTRRKLRTPVRHTLGSPSSPSTQSTAHLNGHSAHMTLGVGRRGRRSRMDSPVSPPEVPTPASPSRPRGRPPGKKKGKKSKQEQDELRKSGSRRSPTPDDELDHSTGDEGGMSSAPETPRRRGRPRIVKTKESTSPAESPEPSPLRRSSRRTIEEATPHPQTSSERSGRKESPKGEAGEGTIGSMRTRNQGRRSAWYMEEDSEEEQRQLLFEDSSITFGTSSKGRVRKLTEKAKANLIGW, from the exons GTGAAGCTGTACAGACACGTCGCTCCAGACCACCTGCTGCAGGTTTGCTCCAGAGTTTGTCCGCTGCTGGAGAGGGAGGTCCCCGCCAGCGTGCCGGGACTCACCAGCCTGCTGGGGGCCGGCAGGCAGAACCTCCTGCGCACCAGCAACA GCTGCAAACATGTTGTGTGGAAAGGTTCGGCGTTGGCAGCACTACACTGTGGAAGACCCCCGGAGCCACCAATTATTTATGGGAGTCCACCCAATATTG TGGAGACGAGCTACAGCCGCCGACTGAACGGCTCCTACCGCCTCCGTCAGCTGGTGCCCACAGCCGTCTACCAACACATGAAGATGCACAAGAGGATCCTGGGACACCTGTCGTCGGTGTACTGCGTAACCTTCGACCGGACGGGCCGCCGCATCTTCACA GGCTCAGACGACTGCCTGGTGAAGATCTGGGGAACCGACGATGGGCGTCTGCTGGCGACCCTGCGCGGTCACGCTGCTGAGATCTCCGACATGGCCGTGAGCTACGAGAACACCATGATCGCTGCCGGGTCCTGCGACAAGACCATCAGAGTGTGGTGCTTACAAACCTGCGCACCTTTGGCCGTCCTGGAGGGGCACGCGGCCTCCATCACCTCCCTACAG ttttcgCCCCTCTGTAGCGGCTCAAAGCGCTACCTGTCCTCCACCGGAGCTGACGGAACCATCTGCTTCTGGCAGTGGGACGCTCGCACGCTCAAATTTGG CCAGAGACCCAGTAAATTCACGGAGCGCTCCAGACCTGGCGTCCAGATGATCTGCTCCTCCTTCAGCGCAG GTGGGATGTTCCTCGCAACAGGAAGCACCGATCACATCATTAGGGTGTACTACTTTGGGTCGGGTCAACCAGAGAAGATCTCTGAGCTGGAGTCCCACACA gATAAAGTTGACAGCATCCAGTTCTCCCACTGCAGTGACAG GTTTGTGAGTGGCAGTAGGGATGGTACGGCTCGGATCTGGCAGCTGCAGCCTCAGGGCTGGAAGAGCATTCTGCTGGATATGCAGACCAAACTGCCTGG GAAATACAACCCTCCTCCACTGGAAGACAAGGTCACTAAGCTTAAGGTTACCATGGTGGCATGGGATCGCCATGACAGCACTGTGATCACCGCCGCCAATAATCTGACGCTGAAGGTGTGGAACTCCACCACCGGGAATCTGGTCCATGTCCTGATG ggTCATGAAGATGAAGTGTTTGTCCTCGAGCCTCATCCGTTTGATCCGAGGATCCTTTTCTCGGCCGGGCACGACGGAAACTGCATCGTTTGGGATCTGGCGAGAGGAGTCAAGATCCGCTCTTATTTCAACATG ATTGAAGGCCAGGGACACGGAGCATTGTTTGACTGTAAATGTAGTCCTGATGGGCAGCACTTCGCCGCCACCGACTCCCACGGTCACCTGCTCATCTTCGGCTTTGGCTCCAGCGGCAAATATGACAAG ATTGCCGACCAGATGTTTTTCCACACCGATTACCGGCCTCTGATCCGGGACGCCAACAACTACGTCCTGGACGAGCAGACCCAGCAGGCGCCGCACCTGATGCCCCCGCCCTTCCTGGTGGACGTGGACGGGAACCCCCACCCGCCCAGGTACCAGCGGCTGGTGCCGGGCCGGGAGGGCTGCCGGGATGAGCAGCTCATCCCTCAGATGGGGGTCACTTCCTCCG gCCTGAACCAAGTGGTGAGCGAGCAGGCGGTGGACGGGCCCAGTCCGCTGGACACCATGATCCAGAGGCTGCAGCAAGAGCAGGACCAAAGGATGGGAGCCAACGACGCCTCTGCCGCCGGAGGGTCTGGAGCGAACACCAGGGCCAGCAGAG GTTCTGTCGGTTCTCCCACTGAGGTCCACTCCCCTCCCAACGTCGGTCTCCGGCGCAGCGGCCAGATCGAGGGCGTCCGCCAGATGCACAGCAACGCCCCCCGCAGCCAGATGGCCACGGAGGGCGACCTGGTGGCCTGGAGCCGCCGGGTGCTGGTCCCTGAGCTGGAGGACGCCTCCGTCag GAAACAAGTGACGTGGCGCGAGGCTAAAGGCGACGAGGAGATCAATATTTATCAGTCGGAAAGGAGGAGACGCACGATCCACTCGCTCCCCAAGGAGAGCAGG GTTCACCCGACGTCAGAGTGCGCGGTAGACGAGGGGAGGAAGAGTCAGGGTAACCACGGCTACCACACTCGTGCCGCCATGGAGGAGACGAGTCGGCAGAGCGCAGAGGCTGCTGACGACGACGACAGCACCTCAGAG gCAGAGGTGGAGGTTCGGCAAATTAACGGATATTCCTCGGAGGATGAAAAGAACGAAGAAGAGAAGGAGCCGTGGCCAGACGAGCACAGCAGCTCCag CGATTACTCCAGCGATTACTCTGACTGGACGGCAGACGCCGGCATCAACCTGGAGCCGCCCAAGAAGAGCGTgaaagtgaagaagaaaaacagcgGCTCCGAGGAGGACAGCGACAAGAAAAGGGAggggaagaaggagaagaagaaagagaaagcaGACAAAGATGGCGCAttaccaaagaagaagaaaccaaagGAGAAGAGGAAG GAGCAAGGGCTGACCTTGGAGGAATGGCTTCCCTCCGCCTGGATCACAGACACGGTTCCCCGCAGATGTCCTTACATTCCTCAGATGGGAGACGAG GTGTACTACTTCCAGCAGGGTCATGAAGCTTACGTCGAAATggccaaacaaaaaaagattttcagcaTCCACCCTAAGAAACAGCCCTGGCACAAGATGGAGCTGCGG GAGCAGGAATTGATGAAGATAGTTGGCATCAAATATGAGGTGGGTCTGCCCACACTCTGCTGCCTGAAGCTGGCCTTTCTGGACCCTGACACAGGGAAGCTGACAGGAGGCTCCTTCTCCATGAA GTACCATGACATGCCTGACGTCATTGACTTCCTGGTGTTGCGGCAACAGTTCGACAACGCTAGGAGGAGGCAGTGGACTATAG GCGACAGGTTTCGGTCAGTGATCGACGACGCCTGGTGGTTCGGGACCATTGAGAGTCAGGAGCCCTACCAGCTCCAGTATCCCGACAGTTTGTTCCAGTGCTACAACGTCTG CTGGGATAACGGTGACACAGAGAAGATGAGCCCATGGGACATGGAACCCATCCCTGACGACG CCACGTTTCCCGATGAGCTGGGCACGAGCGTCCCTCTGACAGAAGACGAGCAGAAAGATCTGCTGTACGTCCCGCAGGATGGTGAATGGGGCTGCCGCACGCGGGCCGAGGAGTGCGAACGCATCATCAAAGCCATCGACCAACTCTGCATGCTCG ACGTGGCGGCACCGTTTGCCTTCCCGGTAGATCTACAGGCATACCCGTCCTACTGCACGGTCGTGGCCTACGTCACCGATCTCAGCACCATACGAGAAAGGCTGGTGAATCGCTTCTACAG GCGCCTTTCCTCTTTAATGTGGGAGGTTCGTTATATAGAACACAACGCCCAGACGTTCAACGAGCCGGGATCGTTCATCGTCACGACCGCCAAGTTCGTCTCTGACCTCATGCTGGCGTTTATTAA GGACCAAAGTCTCACAGATCTCAAGCCTCTGTACAAAACCATGAAGAAGGCCACCTTCTCTGACTCTGAAGATGAG gatgaggaggaggatgatgaggatAATAATGCTCCAGGAACATCAACCCGAAATCATAAG GGCCGTCAGCCCATGCAGCGCCAGCTACGGAACCGTCCTCGTTCTTACGATCCTCATGCTTGGAAAGGACGCTGCAAGGAGCTGCTGGACCTTATCTTTCAGTGTGAAGACTCTGAGCCCTTTAGAGAACCCGTGGACCTACAGGAGTACCCG GACTACCTGCAAATAGTCGACTCTCCGATGGACTTTGGCACAGTTCTAAAAAAGCTGACTGAAGGAAGTTATCCATCTCCCATTGAGCTTTCCAAGGATGTCAGACTCATTTTCAGCAATTCCAAAGCGTACACACCCAGTAAAAAGTCCCGG ATATACAGCATGAGTCTTCGGCTTTCTGCGCTGTTTGAGGAGCATATCAGCCCCATCCTTTGTGATTACAAAGCAATCCACGGCATGACAGATAAATTGACCAGACGagggacagacagacagacgcgACACGccgcagacagacagacacggCACACAACAAAGAGAAGGAGGAGCGAATCACCCACAAGCAGCAATGCatccag CCCAGAGAGGAAAAGACGCGTATCATCCAGGGTGACCGCCAAGAAGGAGCCGTCACCAGCTCCGTCCCGTCCGCCTTCCCTCAGACAGCATGTCCCTCTAAAACAGACTCCACAGCTGGTCAACGGTAAAGCGGATACCCCAGCTCCGGGACGGACGCGTAGTTCCGCACGCCACTTTGCACACTCATCACCTCCTTCATCGAGTAATATCACTAACAGCACACCGAGCACAGGAG AATCTTCTCGCTCACTGCGGGCTCATAATTCTGTCCGAGCTTCAACGCCACCAGTTCCTGAAAAGGTCACGCCCCCTCCAGCAGCAGACAGTAGTGGTGGAAGCACTCGTCGGAAACTCAGGACGCCCGTGCGACACACACTCG GTTCTCCTTCCAGCCCCTCGACTCAAAGTACGGCCCATCTGAACGGACACAGTGCTCACATGACCTTAGGCGTGGGAAGAAGGGGGCGAAGGTCCAGAATGGACTCACCGGTGAGTCCTCCAGAAGTTCCGACTCCAGCCAGCCCCTCAAGACCCCGAGGTCGACCGCCTGGCAAGAAGAAAGGCAAAAAGAGCAAGCAGGAACAGGACGAGTTGAGAAAGAGTGGGAGTCGCCGGAGCCCCACTCCGGATGACGAGCTGGACCACTCCACAGGGGACGAAGGCGGCATGTCGTCTGCCCCGGAAACACCTAGGCGACGAGGCCGACCGCGGATAGTAAAAACGAAGGAATCGACTTCTCCAGCCGAGTCGCCTGAGCCCTCGCCGCTGagaaggagcagcaggagaaCCATTGAGGAGGCCACGCCTCATCCCCAGACTTCCTCCGAGCGATCGGGTCGGAAAGAGTCTCCAAAGGGCGAGGCTGGAGAGGGGACGATAGGGTCGATGCGCACACGTAACCAAGGAAGGCGGTCTGCCTGGTACATGGAAGAGGACTCGGAGGAGGAACAGAGGCAGTTGCTGTTTGAGGACTCGTCGATCACCTTTGGGACGTCCTCAAAGGGGCGCGTCCGCAAACTGACAGAAAAGGCCAAAGCCAATCTCATAGGCTGGTAA